Proteins from one Esox lucius isolate fEsoLuc1 chromosome 19, fEsoLuc1.pri, whole genome shotgun sequence genomic window:
- the tesmin gene encoding spexin prohormone 2, with amino-acid sequence MSCLKELNSKTQKNGRDISAVYSSENYGHLHGMRTWDVNTDSGDQTHFSMSGVMQRCSGGEYSREAGASRPDHHCTNHRIYPSHNYTQPSLPQNILTAHGDFIPQSSPGHFMSPTPSLHNNNHLSSLGGHWLSEGLVHCNMTSGEIFDAVASICPDNLDEHRQKTHRKLEALTELMPQHQMDINQSVNVYLQPLAHKLGENATVMCSMNGQGQMVSVNHCSPGQMLHSQPPGHLDSSPEALCYDSSSKENLEQSYSIGSQSHLPSVSLPAIWPNHSFLCPNQQASPDPPGSGYSYNQMSRAYFSQYCQYPEYPDTLSLVPEGQSTSVVRLNESMWDSKSKKPCNCTKSQCLKLYCDCFANGDVCRNCNCINCCNNTEHELERYKAVKICLDRNPEAFRPKICNGKLGEIKGRHNKGCNCKRSGCLKNYCECYEAKIMCSSTCKCVGCRNYNGSPERRAMLWESPDTTFYKNAKCDKDKCPLSCITLDVVEATCGCLLAQAEEAEKEGYTLRQAEKMILEEFGQCLTQIVLSIFKSTSL; translated from the exons ATGAGTTGCCTAAAAGAGCTGAACTCCAAAACTCAGAAGAATGGAAGGGATATCTCAGCTGTCTATTCATCTGAGAACTATGGTCACCTACATGGGATGAGAACATGGGATGTCAACACTGATTCAGGAGatcaaacacatttcagtaTGTCAGGAGTGATGCAGCGCTGTTCAGGTGGAGAGTACAGTAGAGAAGCTGGAGCCAGCAGGCCGGACCACCACTGTACCAACCACCGAATCTACCCATCACATAATTATACTCAGCCCTCACTCCCTCAAAACATACTTACCGCCCATGGAGATTTTATCCCACAGTCCAGCCCAGGCCATTTCATGAGTCCCACGCCCAGTTTACATAATAACAACCATCTCAGTTCACTTGGTGGCCATTGGTTATCTGAAGGTCTGGTCCATTGCAACATGACTTCA GGTGAAATATTTGATGCTGTGGCAAGTATTTGCCCAGACAATTTAGATGAACACAGACAAAAGACCCATCGCAAACTCGAGGCGTTGACAGAGCTAATGCCTCAGCATCAAATGGACATCAATCAGTCA GTCAATGTATACCTTCAGCCCCTAGCACACAAGCTTGGAGAAAATGCCACA GTTATGTGCAGCATGAATGGCCAAGGGCAGATGGTTTCAGTGAACCACTGTAGCCCAGGTCAGATGCTGCACTCCCAGCCTCCAGGCCACCTGGACTCCAGCCCTGAGGCCCTCTGCTACGACAGCTCCTCCAAAGAGAACTTGGAGCAGAGCTACTCGATAG GCTCTCAGTCCCACCTGCCCTCTGTGAGTCTACCTGCCATTTGGCCCAACCACAGCTTCCTTTGCCCCAACCAGCAGGCCTCCCCTGACCCTCCGGGTTCTGGATACAGCTACAACCAAATGTCCCGAGCCTACTTCTCACAG TACTGCCAATATCCGGAGTATCCTGACACTTTGTCTCTGGTCCCTGAGGGTCAGTCCACATCTGTCGTACG TCTTAATGAGTCTATGTGGGACTCCAAATCCAAGAAGCCTTGCAACTGCACAAAATCGCAGTGTCTCAAACT ATACTGTGACTGCTTTGCTAATGGCGATGTTTGCAGAAACTGTAACTGCATCAACTGCTGCAACAACACTGAGCACGAGTTAGAGAGATACAAGGCTGTCAAG ATTTGTCTGGACAGGAATCCTGAGGCATTCAGGCCTAAGATCTGCAATGGAAAACTAGGGGAGATCAAAGGACGCCACAACAAGGGCTGCAACTGCAAACGGTCGGGATGTCTGAAGAACTATTGCGAATGCTATGAG GCCAAGATAATGTGCTCTTCCACCTGTAAGTGCGTGGGCTgtagaaactataatggcagtcCTGAGAGGAGGGCAATGTTGTGGGAGAGCCCGGACACCACTTTCTACAAGAACGCCAAATGTGACAAGGACAA GTGTCCTCTGTCATGCATCACGCTCGATGTTGTGGAAGCCACATGCGGCTGTCTTCTGGCACAAGCAGAGGAGGCAGAGAAGGAAGGCTACACGCTGCGTCAAGCTGAGAAAATGATTTTGGAGGAGTTTGGCCAATGTTTGACGCAGATTGTTCTGTCGATATTTAAATCGACTAGCTTGTAG